A DNA window from Papaver somniferum cultivar HN1 unplaced genomic scaffold, ASM357369v1 unplaced-scaffold_46, whole genome shotgun sequence contains the following coding sequences:
- the LOC113342669 gene encoding shikimate O-hydroxycinnamoyltransferase-like — MLYALYLPLLTILGCISSTRPSVIAYDSLMLILPHEVHFLPIVMLKVTVKESSVVKPAEETPKVCLLTSNIDQLSPIHVQTVSFYRRPAASTDDFFNSTVVKDGLSKVLVTYYPIAGRLKRNESGRAEIDCTGDGVIFIEAETDSLIEDLGDFTPNEKLMPLSPNLDYSKDISVYPPLLVQVTRFKCGGVCLSTSIIHIVVGGVCGFNFINAWSGLCRGVNNMKSVPFFDRTVLRARDPPIVSFPHIEHNKPTSMNIPPLSKPKIAISKLNISTMQATLLKYKCNKGEFRFSTYEVIAGHIWRCACKARELKDDQETVISIPLDCRSRSIPPLPDGYFGNAIFDLAPKAISGDIVSKPLSYAVNIIHETIKTSGNNEYLRSALDYLELHPDISILKGGGPQSCIIRNVSWLKMPIYGDDFGWGQPLYVGLGTVGLAGLSLLAPKPPCSDGGFSLIISLESDYHMNLFTEYFYEDCNLSKL, encoded by the exons ATGCTTTATGCTCTTTATCTTCCTCTGCTAACGATATTGGGTTGTATCTCGAGTACCCGTCCATCAGTGATAGCCTACGATAGCCTGATGCTAATTCTACCACATGAG GTGCATTTCTTGCCGATCGTTATGTTGAAAGTTACAGTGAAAGAATCATCTGTTGTTAAACCGGCAGAAGAAACACCAAAAGTGTGTCTGTTGACGTCAAATATTGACCAACTGTCACCAATACACGTACAAACTGTGTCCTTTTATAGGCGTCCAGCAGCATCAACCGACGATTTCTTTAATTCAACTGTAGTGAAGGATGGTTTAAGCAAAGTTCTCGTTACTTACTACCCAATCGCTGGGAGATTGAAGAGAAATGAATCCGGGAGAGCTGAAATCGATTGCACCGGTGATGGTGTAATTTTTATAGAGGCAGAAACAGATTCACTTATCGAAGACCTCGGGGATTTCACTCCTAATGAAAAACTTATGCCTCTCAGTCCTAATCTTGATTATAGCAAGGACATTTCTGTGTATCCACCTCTTTTGGTTCAG GTAACGCGTTTCAAGTGCGGTGGTGTTTGTCTAAGTACATCAATCATCCATATAGTAGTGGGTGGAGTCTGCGGATTTAACTTCATCAATGCCTGGTCCGGTTTATGTCGAGGAGTAAACAATATGAAATCTGTCCCGTTCTTTGATCGAACCGTATTACGAGCTCGTGACCCGCCGATAGTATCATTCCCACATATTGAACATAATAAACCAACTTCTATGAACATACCACCGTTATCAAAACCTAAAATTGCAATTTCCAAACTCAATATCTCAACCATGCAGGCCACTCTACTGAAATACAAATGCAATAAGGGCGAGTTTCGGTTCAGTACGTACGAAGTCATTGCAGGGCACATATGGCGTTGTGCATGCAAAGCCCGTGAACTCAAAGACGATCAAGAAACCGTAATATCAATCCCTTTAGATTGCCGTTCACGTTCAATTCCTCCTCTGCCGGATGGTTATTTCGGGAACGCCATATTCGATTTAGCACCAAAAGCAATTTCAGGTGATATTGTCTCAAAACCATTAAGTTATGCTGTCAATATTATACACGAGACAATAAAGACGTCGGGAAACAATGAGTATTTAAGGTCAGCCCTTGATTATCTGGAACTACACCCAGATATCTCTATCCTCAAGGGAGGAGGTCCTCAGAGCTGCATCATTAGAAACGTCAGCTGGCTTAAAATGCCAATATATGGAGATGATTTTGGTTGGGGACAACCACTTTATGTGGGTCTAGGTACGGTTGGTTTAGCGGGTCTATCTCTTTTGGCTCCAAAACCACCTTGTAGTGACGGTGGCTTTTCGTTAATTATTTCTTTGGAGTCTGATTATCATATGAATCTTTTTACTGAATACTTTTACGAAGATTGTAATTTGTCCAAATTGTGA